From a single Mycolicibacterium moriokaense genomic region:
- the thiC gene encoding phosphomethylpyrimidine synthase ThiC, which produces MTSVVDPSVTTGPIAGSAKVYRDGVPFRRVNLSNGEHFDLYDTSGPYTDTDAVLDLHKGLPSRQGVVRDRGTQLQRARNGEITAEMAFIAAREGYAPELVRDEVARGRAVIPANHNHPESEPMIIGKAFAVKVNANIGNSALTSSIAEEVDKMVWATRWGADTIMDLSTGRNIHETREWILRNSPVPVGTVPIYQALEKVNGDPTALTWECYRDTVIEQCEQGVDYMTVHAGVLRGHVPLAADRVTGIVSRGGSIMAAWCQAHRRESFLYTHFDELCEILQRYDVTFSLGDGLRPGSIADANDAAQFAELRTLGELTKVAKSHGVQVMVEGPGHVPMHRIVENVRLEEELCEEAPFYTLGPLTTDIAPAYDHITSAIGAAIIAHAGTAMLCYVTPKEHLGLPNRKDVKDGVIAYKIAAHAADLAKGHPRAQERDDALSRARFEFRWLDQFALSLDPDTAREFHDETLPAEPAKSAHFCSMCGPKFCSMRITQDLLT; this is translated from the coding sequence TCTGTCGTCGATCCATCCGTCACCACCGGCCCCATCGCGGGCAGCGCGAAGGTCTACCGGGACGGCGTGCCGTTCCGCAGGGTGAACCTGTCCAACGGCGAGCACTTCGACCTGTACGACACCTCGGGGCCGTACACCGATACCGATGCGGTCCTCGACCTGCACAAGGGACTGCCGTCCCGGCAGGGCGTCGTGCGTGACCGAGGCACCCAGCTGCAGCGGGCCCGCAACGGCGAGATCACCGCGGAGATGGCTTTCATCGCGGCGCGCGAGGGGTACGCCCCCGAACTGGTGCGCGACGAGGTGGCTCGTGGCCGGGCGGTGATTCCGGCCAACCACAACCATCCCGAGTCCGAACCGATGATCATCGGCAAGGCGTTCGCGGTGAAAGTCAATGCCAATATCGGTAATTCGGCGCTCACCAGCTCGATCGCCGAGGAGGTCGACAAGATGGTGTGGGCCACCCGGTGGGGTGCCGACACCATCATGGACCTGTCCACCGGCCGCAACATCCACGAGACGCGGGAGTGGATCCTGCGCAACTCGCCGGTGCCCGTCGGCACCGTGCCGATCTATCAGGCGCTGGAAAAGGTCAACGGCGATCCGACGGCGCTGACGTGGGAGTGTTACCGCGACACCGTGATCGAACAGTGCGAGCAGGGTGTGGACTATATGACCGTGCACGCAGGCGTGCTGCGCGGCCATGTCCCCCTGGCCGCCGACCGCGTGACGGGAATCGTGAGCCGGGGCGGCTCGATCATGGCGGCCTGGTGCCAGGCGCATCGTCGGGAGTCGTTCCTCTACACCCATTTCGACGAGCTGTGCGAAATCCTGCAGCGCTATGACGTCACGTTCAGCCTCGGTGACGGACTGCGGCCGGGCTCGATCGCCGACGCCAACGACGCCGCCCAGTTCGCCGAACTGCGCACCCTCGGTGAGCTGACCAAGGTCGCGAAATCCCATGGCGTGCAGGTGATGGTCGAAGGCCCCGGTCACGTTCCGATGCACAGGATCGTCGAAAACGTGCGCCTGGAAGAGGAACTGTGCGAGGAGGCGCCGTTCTACACGCTGGGCCCGCTGACCACCGACATCGCCCCGGCCTACGACCACATCACCTCGGCCATCGGGGCGGCGATCATCGCCCATGCCGGAACTGCGATGCTGTGTTACGTGACACCGAAGGAGCACCTCGGGCTGCCCAATCGCAAGGACGTCAAGGACGGTGTGATCGCCTACAAGATCGCCGCCCACGCCGCCGATCTGGCCAAGGGACACCCGCGCGCACAGGAACGCGACGACGCCCTGTCCCGCGCGCGCTTCGAATTCCGTTGGCTAGACCAATTCGCACTGTCGCTCGACCCCGACACCGCGCGCGAATTCCACGATGAAACCCTGCCTGCCGAGCCCGCGAAGTCCGCGCACTTCTGCTCGATGTGCGGTCCGAAGTTCTGCTCCATGCGCATCACCCAGGATCTGCTCACATGA
- the thiD gene encoding bifunctional hydroxymethylpyrimidine kinase/phosphomethylpyrimidine kinase has product MTFLPLTPPRQTPIRVMTIAGSDSGGGAGIQADLRTFAMLGVHGLVAVTAVTVQNSLGVKGFHEIPLDVIAGQIEAVASDIGVQAAKTGMLASSEIIETVADAWRSQGLAGTVPFVVDPVCASMHGDPLLHPSALNSLKTQLFPLATLVTPNLDEVRLITGIDVIDSDTQRDAARALHALGPQWALVKGGHLRASSQSPDLLFDGTDFLEFDAARIDTPHDHGAGDTLAAAAASALAHGYPVPEAVAFGKRWVTECLRAAYPLGQGHGPVSALFRLSE; this is encoded by the coding sequence ATGACGTTTCTTCCGCTGACACCGCCCCGCCAGACCCCGATCCGGGTCATGACCATCGCCGGGTCCGACTCCGGGGGCGGTGCGGGTATTCAGGCCGACCTGCGGACGTTCGCGATGCTGGGTGTCCACGGCCTGGTCGCCGTCACGGCGGTGACCGTGCAGAACTCCTTGGGAGTCAAGGGTTTCCACGAGATACCGTTGGATGTCATCGCCGGTCAGATCGAAGCGGTGGCGTCCGACATCGGTGTCCAGGCCGCCAAGACCGGCATGCTCGCCTCGTCCGAGATCATCGAAACCGTCGCCGACGCCTGGCGCTCACAGGGCCTCGCAGGCACGGTGCCGTTCGTCGTCGACCCGGTGTGCGCCTCGATGCACGGCGATCCCCTGCTGCATCCCAGCGCACTGAATTCCCTCAAGACTCAACTGTTCCCGCTCGCCACCCTGGTGACACCGAATCTGGACGAGGTCCGTCTGATCACCGGTATCGACGTCATCGATTCCGACACCCAACGCGATGCGGCGCGCGCCCTGCACGCGCTCGGCCCGCAGTGGGCGCTGGTGAAGGGCGGGCATCTGCGGGCATCGTCCCAGAGCCCCGATCTGCTGTTCGACGGAACGGACTTCCTGGAGTTCGACGCCGCGCGCATCGACACCCCACACGACCACGGCGCGGGTGACACGCTGGCCGCCGCTGCCGCCAGCGCGCTCGCCCACGGCTACCCCGTTCCCGAAGCGGTCGCGTTCGGAAAGCGGTGGGTGACCGAATGTCTACGCGCCGCCTACCCGCTGGGACAGGGCCACGGCCCGGTGTCGGCACTCTTCAGACTCAGCGAATGA
- a CDS encoding alpha/beta hydrolase family protein, with translation MTLEQIAGIAHEPAGMATGAVVLTHGAGGSRESPLLVKICDEWAARGWLAIRYNLPYRRRRPKGPPSGSAASDQAGIVEAVEFARALTSGPVVAGGHSYGGRMTSMVVADETAKVDALTLFSYPLHPPGKPERARTEHLPRISVPTVFTHGTADPFGSIEELRSALALIPTATEIVEITGARHDLGSKSLDAPALAVDAALRLLA, from the coding sequence ATGACACTCGAGCAGATCGCGGGCATCGCCCACGAGCCCGCGGGCATGGCGACGGGCGCCGTCGTGCTCACGCACGGCGCGGGCGGCAGTCGCGAATCGCCGCTGCTGGTGAAAATCTGCGACGAATGGGCCGCACGCGGCTGGCTGGCCATTCGGTATAACCTGCCGTATCGGCGGCGCCGGCCGAAGGGACCGCCGTCCGGGTCCGCGGCATCCGATCAGGCCGGCATCGTCGAGGCCGTGGAGTTCGCTCGCGCCCTGACGTCTGGCCCGGTCGTCGCGGGCGGACACTCGTACGGTGGCCGCATGACGTCGATGGTCGTCGCCGACGAAACGGCGAAAGTCGATGCGCTGACGCTGTTCTCCTACCCTTTGCATCCGCCCGGCAAGCCGGAGCGCGCGCGCACCGAACACCTGCCCCGTATCTCGGTGCCCACCGTGTTCACCCACGGCACCGCCGATCCGTTCGGGTCGATCGAGGAACTTCGCTCCGCCCTTGCGCTGATCCCCACCGCCACCGAGATCGTCGAGATCACCGGCGCACGACATGATCTCGGCTCGAAATCGCTCGACGCGCCCGCACTCGCGGTCGACGCCGCACTGCGGTTGCTTGCCTGA
- a CDS encoding septum formation family protein produces MTTPPGNPPPYGQQPPYGGQPPYGGQPPNPYPAPPPPPSYPPPPGAYPPPPPQPYSQQPQGHFPPPPKSNSNKVGFIVLGVIVGLLVLGVGAGVLIYLAVGKGTVTATDVKMGDCLSEIPGDTRVLTVKTIECSEPHAGEVFAVLQMPGDEFPGQAAIDAYADKCSPALESYSPEAMTDDSVQLYVLYPTAETWGQGDRAVTCIATLDPPRSGTLKG; encoded by the coding sequence ATGACCACGCCGCCGGGCAATCCCCCGCCATATGGCCAGCAGCCCCCGTACGGCGGGCAGCCCCCGTACGGCGGGCAGCCGCCGAATCCCTATCCCGCACCGCCACCCCCGCCGTCGTACCCTCCCCCGCCTGGCGCCTATCCGCCCCCACCACCGCAGCCGTACTCGCAGCAGCCGCAAGGCCATTTCCCGCCGCCGCCTAAGTCGAACTCCAACAAGGTCGGGTTCATCGTCCTCGGCGTCATCGTGGGGCTGCTCGTGCTCGGGGTCGGTGCCGGCGTCCTGATCTACCTCGCCGTCGGCAAGGGAACCGTCACCGCGACGGACGTCAAGATGGGCGACTGCCTGTCGGAGATCCCGGGTGACACCCGAGTGCTGACCGTGAAGACGATCGAGTGCTCCGAACCGCACGCGGGCGAGGTCTTCGCGGTGCTGCAGATGCCGGGCGACGAGTTCCCCGGCCAGGCCGCCATCGACGCATACGCCGACAAGTGCAGCCCGGCGTTGGAAAGCTATTCGCCCGAGGCGATGACCGACGATTCCGTCCAGCTGTACGTGCTCTACCCCACCGCCGAGACCTGGGGACAGGGCGACCGGGCTGTGACCTGCATCGCAACGCTCGACCCGCCACGTTCGGGAACGCTAAAAGGCTGA
- a CDS encoding flavin-containing monooxygenase codes for MSSEQFEAVIVGAGFGGIGAAIQLKRLGMENFVILDREDDLGGTWHVNHYPGLAVDVPTTTYSYFFEPNPNWSRLFSTGAEIKQYADDVADKYDVRSHMRFNTAVEGAQWDEDANMWQVTLAGGETMKTRYLITATGFLSQPHTPDIPGITGFEGKVIHTTAWDDSYDLTGKRVAIIGTGATAVQLIPELAKKAADLTVYQRTAIWVVPKIDFGFSERAKRLFARVPLTQRAIRAVTDAIYEFFIYVVLHHRQLFFRRLNISASDLAKLHRFLSVRDPELRAKLTPNYDFGCKRPTFSNEYYRMFTKPHVHLQDSGIERIESDAIIANDGTRTPIDTLVLATGFDLWEANFPAIEIVGRHGRNLGKWWRENRFQAYQGITVPYFPNYLSLASPYAFLGLNFFNTMEYQMRHMDRLFGEVKRRGATTFEVTEDANTRYLDRMSELIGDSVFAVGNCATSRSYYFDPSGEASLLRPMPTRTALKEASEYPLSDYEIS; via the coding sequence ATGAGTTCGGAGCAGTTCGAGGCCGTCATCGTGGGCGCCGGTTTCGGGGGGATAGGCGCTGCCATCCAGCTCAAGCGGTTGGGAATGGAGAATTTCGTCATCCTCGACCGCGAGGACGACCTGGGCGGGACCTGGCACGTCAACCACTATCCCGGCCTGGCCGTCGACGTTCCGACGACCACCTACTCCTACTTCTTCGAACCGAACCCCAACTGGTCGCGCTTGTTCTCCACCGGTGCGGAGATCAAGCAGTACGCCGACGATGTGGCCGACAAGTACGACGTCCGCTCCCACATGCGGTTCAACACCGCGGTCGAGGGTGCGCAGTGGGATGAAGACGCCAACATGTGGCAGGTCACGCTGGCCGGCGGCGAAACGATGAAGACCCGCTACCTGATCACCGCCACCGGCTTCCTCTCGCAGCCGCACACCCCGGACATCCCGGGTATCACCGGGTTCGAGGGCAAGGTGATCCACACGACCGCCTGGGACGACAGCTACGACCTGACGGGGAAACGGGTAGCGATCATCGGCACCGGTGCGACGGCGGTGCAACTCATCCCCGAGCTGGCGAAGAAGGCTGCCGACCTGACCGTGTACCAGCGGACCGCGATCTGGGTGGTGCCCAAGATCGACTTCGGCTTCTCCGAACGCGCCAAGCGGTTGTTCGCACGGGTGCCGTTGACGCAGAGGGCGATTCGCGCCGTCACGGACGCGATATACGAGTTCTTCATCTATGTGGTGCTTCACCACCGCCAACTCTTTTTCCGCAGGCTCAACATCAGCGCCTCGGATCTGGCCAAGCTGCACCGGTTCCTGTCGGTCCGGGATCCCGAGCTGCGCGCGAAGCTCACCCCGAATTACGACTTCGGCTGCAAGCGGCCCACTTTCTCAAACGAGTACTACCGCATGTTCACCAAACCGCATGTCCACCTTCAGGACAGCGGCATCGAGCGCATCGAGTCCGATGCGATCATCGCCAACGACGGCACCAGGACCCCCATCGACACCCTGGTGCTCGCCACCGGTTTCGACCTGTGGGAGGCGAACTTCCCCGCCATCGAGATCGTCGGCCGGCACGGTCGCAACCTCGGAAAGTGGTGGCGCGAGAACAGATTCCAGGCATATCAGGGCATCACCGTGCCCTACTTCCCCAACTACCTGAGCCTGGCCAGCCCCTATGCGTTCCTCGGGTTGAACTTCTTCAACACGATGGAATATCAGATGCGGCACATGGATCGGCTGTTCGGCGAGGTCAAGAGACGCGGTGCGACGACGTTCGAGGTCACCGAGGACGCCAACACACGCTACCTCGACCGGATGTCGGAGCTGATCGGCGATTCGGTGTTCGCCGTCGGTAACTGCGCGACGTCGAGGTCGTACTACTTCGACCCCAGCGGTGAAGCCAGCCTGCTCCGCCCGATGCCGACCCGCACGGCCCTCAAGGAGGCGTCCGAGTACCCTCTTAGCGACTACGAGATCTCCTGA
- a CDS encoding TetR/AcrR family transcriptional regulator, with protein MARPRSASGDEVRRRPRDRKAQIARASAEAFSTLGFHGVSMEAIASRVGISAAALYRHYTGKYELFRDAVLSLGQQLVDCTEFADEVDGQAAPKAASQDPHLVLQRLITALIDTAMANRDSGGLYRWEARYLRGDDQATLFSQMRTVHRRIQRPLCEIRPELTPRQRWTLSTAALSVVGSIVDHRAKLPAIQVRALLADLANTVLSAELPDVDDDEVVVQAPLTPAAEPSRYEALLDESMRLFNLKGYRDTGMEDIAAAVGMPASGIYRYFSGKGDILAAAFRRAADRLSADTAAITATIDDPAEALAAIIDAYVARSFDQPELDYVYYSERLNMAVSDQKILRNMQRATVEAWVELVTAVRPEWTPGQARFTVHASMSLVIDLGRLMQYQRTAQSVSTVKRLLDLTLLGRYRLRATLPAK; from the coding sequence ATGGCGCGCCCCCGGTCAGCGAGCGGCGATGAGGTTCGGCGCCGCCCGAGGGACCGCAAGGCCCAGATCGCGCGGGCGTCGGCCGAAGCGTTCAGCACGCTGGGCTTTCACGGTGTCAGCATGGAGGCCATCGCGTCCCGGGTGGGGATCTCGGCGGCCGCGCTGTACCGGCATTACACCGGGAAGTACGAACTGTTCCGGGACGCGGTGCTCAGCCTCGGCCAGCAGTTGGTGGACTGCACGGAATTCGCCGACGAAGTTGACGGCCAAGCTGCGCCGAAGGCCGCATCACAGGACCCGCACCTGGTGCTGCAGCGGCTGATCACCGCGCTCATCGACACCGCGATGGCCAACCGGGACTCCGGCGGGCTCTATCGGTGGGAGGCCAGATATCTGCGCGGCGACGATCAGGCCACACTGTTCTCCCAGATGCGCACCGTGCACCGCCGGATCCAGCGGCCACTGTGCGAGATCCGTCCCGAGCTGACGCCGCGGCAACGCTGGACGCTCTCGACGGCGGCTCTCTCGGTCGTGGGCAGCATCGTCGATCACCGGGCCAAGCTGCCCGCCATCCAGGTCCGGGCGCTGCTGGCCGACCTTGCCAACACCGTCCTTTCCGCCGAGCTACCGGATGTCGACGATGACGAAGTCGTCGTCCAGGCGCCGCTGACGCCGGCGGCCGAGCCGTCGAGATACGAAGCGCTGCTGGACGAGTCGATGCGGCTGTTCAACCTCAAGGGCTACCGGGACACCGGTATGGAGGACATCGCGGCCGCGGTCGGGATGCCCGCGTCGGGCATCTATCGGTATTTCTCCGGCAAGGGCGACATCCTTGCGGCCGCGTTCAGGAGGGCGGCCGATCGGCTCTCGGCGGATACGGCGGCCATCACGGCCACGATCGACGATCCGGCAGAGGCGCTGGCCGCGATCATCGATGCGTACGTGGCGCGGTCGTTCGACCAGCCGGAGCTGGACTACGTGTACTACAGCGAGCGGCTCAACATGGCCGTGTCCGATCAGAAGATCCTGCGCAACATGCAGCGCGCAACGGTCGAGGCGTGGGTCGAACTAGTGACGGCCGTGCGTCCCGAGTGGACGCCTGGCCAGGCGCGGTTCACCGTCCACGCGTCGATGTCACTGGTGATCGATCTCGGCCGACTGATGCAGTATCAGCGGACGGCGCAAAGCGTTTCGACCGTCAAGCGGCTGCTCGACCTGACGCTGTTGGGCCGCTACCGGTTACGCGCGACGTTGCCCGCCAAGTAG